From the genome of Candidatus Binatia bacterium, one region includes:
- a CDS encoding tetratricopeptide repeat protein, which translates to AQWAQAARLFGEAVQADPRDALALYYRGLAQGHEGLFAAAIQDIDQSLKLNPTLPHAALDLGIAYFNARQYAPARIWIERAYEQGTERFTAAYFLGLTLYRLGEDAAAQTYLKEAEADPDLRPSAHYYAGLALLRQGKPEAARGELAETAREQPQSEMGKAAQAYAGGAAVRQPPAGLAQKHRKPWSLYAALDFQYDSNVVIAPSDSEVKTEEGISRQADGRGVIAAGGSYVLLDGDAGSVRAQYDLYQSVHFRLTQFDLQGHRVRVDAASKPAALRYGLACTYDFYALDYQSFFHEGLATPWVALAESPAAATQVYYTLRGREFFRKPFSSERDGIDNAAGLRQYLNLGSAERILSFGYQFDSDDTTGNDFKYDAHQVDVGVTVPILDLASAQLGYLFRLEDYQSPNSRAGLQGFQFRRHDNEHQFAVALSHDLTPEVALTLAYVGVLNNSNIRSFEYDRHIVSGGVRVTF; encoded by the coding sequence TGCTCAGTGGGCTCAAGCTGCCCGGCTGTTCGGTGAGGCTGTGCAGGCGGATCCTCGCGATGCGCTGGCGCTGTACTATCGTGGCTTGGCACAAGGGCACGAGGGGCTTTTTGCGGCAGCGATCCAGGATATCGACCAGTCACTGAAACTGAATCCAACGCTTCCGCACGCGGCCTTGGACCTCGGCATTGCCTACTTCAACGCCAGACAGTACGCGCCTGCGAGAATCTGGATCGAGCGAGCCTATGAGCAAGGGACAGAACGCTTTACGGCGGCATACTTCTTGGGGTTGACGCTGTATCGTTTAGGCGAGGATGCGGCGGCTCAGACATACCTGAAAGAAGCCGAGGCCGACCCGGATCTGCGGCCGTCGGCGCACTACTATGCGGGCCTGGCGCTGCTGCGGCAAGGCAAGCCGGAGGCGGCGCGCGGCGAGCTGGCTGAGACCGCGCGGGAACAGCCGCAGTCCGAGATGGGCAAGGCGGCTCAGGCGTATGCGGGCGGCGCGGCGGTGCGCCAACCACCGGCGGGACTGGCACAGAAGCACAGGAAGCCGTGGTCGTTATATGCGGCGCTTGATTTTCAATATGACAGTAATGTGGTGATTGCGCCGTCGGACTCAGAGGTGAAGACGGAGGAGGGCATCAGCCGCCAGGCCGACGGCCGCGGGGTGATTGCCGCCGGGGGGAGTTACGTTCTGCTCGACGGTGATGCGGGATCTGTACGGGCGCAGTATGACTTGTACCAGAGCGTGCATTTCCGCCTCACCCAGTTTGATCTGCAGGGGCACCGCGTGCGCGTCGATGCGGCTTCCAAGCCGGCTGCGCTGCGCTACGGTCTGGCGTGCACGTACGACTTCTATGCCCTCGACTACCAGTCGTTTTTTCATGAGGGGTTGGCCACGCCTTGGGTCGCACTGGCGGAAAGCCCCGCCGCCGCGACCCAGGTATACTACACGCTTCGCGGTCGTGAATTCTTCCGCAAGCCATTCAGTTCGGAGCGTGACGGCATCGACAACGCTGCCGGTCTACGGCAGTATCTGAACCTGGGGAGTGCGGAGCGGATCTTGAGCTTCGGCTATCAGTTCGATTCCGATGACACGACCGGGAACGATTTCAAATACGACGCGCACCAAGTGGACGTCGGCGTTACTGTTCCGATTCTCGATCTGGCCAGTGCCCAACTCGGCTATCTCTTTCGCCTCGAAGACTATCAGTCGCCAAACAGTCGTGCCGGGTTGCAAGGGTTCCAATTCCGCCGCCATGATAACGAGCATCAGTTCGCTGTGGCGCTGTCACATGATCTCACGCCCGAGGTGGCGCTCACGCTGGCATACGTGGGTGTCCTCAATAACTCCAATATCCGTAGCTTCGAGTATGATCGCCATATTGTATCGGGTGGCGTGCGGGTGACATTTTGA